A window from Zingiber officinale cultivar Zhangliang chromosome 7A, Zo_v1.1, whole genome shotgun sequence encodes these proteins:
- the LOC122002386 gene encoding protein PLASTID REDOX INSENSITIVE 2, chloroplastic-like isoform X4: MMPMATVRASALLPSPLLPPLSRSRPSSLPPPFPSLFYRPFSPPSLLPARSRLSSAPPPSSFRRSSRFSRRPDRLLCRAAEYQFPDPIPEFALAETTRFRTHMLERLTKKKEYFGDSVGEVVDVCTEVT, from the exons ATGATGCCCATGGCGACTGTTAGGGCTTCAGCTCTGCTGCCCTCCCCCCTCCTCCCTCCTCTCTCCAGATCCCgcccctcttctcttcctcccccGTTTCCCTCCCTCTTCTACCGCCCATTCTCACCCCCTTCCCTTCTTCCTGCCCGTTCTCGCCTCTCTTCCGCTCCTCCGCCTTCGTCGTTCCGCCGCTCTTCGCGTTTCTCTCGTCGCCCCGACCGTCTTCTGTGCAGAGCTGCGGAGTACCAGTTTCCTGATCCGATTCCGGAGTTTGCCCTCGCC GAGACAACCAGGTTCCGCACGCATATGCTTGAGAGGCTGACCAAAAAGAAAGAGTACTTCGGTGATTCAGTCGGTGAAGTGGTCGATGTCTGTACCGAG GTTACATGA
- the LOC122002386 gene encoding protein PLASTID REDOX INSENSITIVE 2, chloroplastic-like isoform X1 produces MMPMATVRASALLPSPLLPPLSRSRPSSLPPPFPSLFYRPFSPPSLLPARSRLSSAPPPSSFRRSSRFSRRPDRLLCRAAEYQFPDPIPEFALAETTRFRTHMLERLTKKKEYFGDSVGEVVDVCTEIFSKFLHTEYGGPGTLLVIPFIDMADTLREKGLPGAPQAARAAVVWAQKHVDKDWKEWPVGRDLNSDSG; encoded by the exons ATGATGCCCATGGCGACTGTTAGGGCTTCAGCTCTGCTGCCCTCCCCCCTCCTCCCTCCTCTCTCCAGATCCCgcccctcttctcttcctcccccGTTTCCCTCCCTCTTCTACCGCCCATTCTCACCCCCTTCCCTTCTTCCTGCCCGTTCTCGCCTCTCTTCCGCTCCTCCGCCTTCGTCGTTCCGCCGCTCTTCGCGTTTCTCTCGTCGCCCCGACCGTCTTCTGTGCAGAGCTGCGGAGTACCAGTTTCCTGATCCGATTCCGGAGTTTGCCCTCGCC GAGACAACCAGGTTCCGCACGCATATGCTTGAGAGGCTGACCAAAAAGAAAGAGTACTTCGGTGATTCAGTCGGTGAAGTGGTCGATGTCTGTACCGAG ATCTTTAGCAAGTTTCTACATACAGAATATGGTGGGCCGGGGACACTCCTGGTTATTCCATTCATCGACATGGCTGATACACTCAGAGAGAAAGGACTTCCGGGTGCTCCTCAAGCTGCGCGTGCAGCAGTAGTTTGGGCCCAAAAGCATGTCGACAAGGATTGGAAGGAATGGCCAGTAGGGCGAGACTTAAACTCAGATTCAGGGTAG
- the LOC122002386 gene encoding protein PLASTID REDOX INSENSITIVE 2, chloroplastic-like isoform X2 — MMPMATVRASALLPSPLLPPLSRSRPSSLPPPFPSLFYRPFSPPSLLPARSRLSSAPPPSSFRRSSRFSRRPDRLLCRAAEYQFPDPIPEFALAETTRFRTHMLERLTKKKEYFGDSVGEVVDVCTELAE, encoded by the exons ATGATGCCCATGGCGACTGTTAGGGCTTCAGCTCTGCTGCCCTCCCCCCTCCTCCCTCCTCTCTCCAGATCCCgcccctcttctcttcctcccccGTTTCCCTCCCTCTTCTACCGCCCATTCTCACCCCCTTCCCTTCTTCCTGCCCGTTCTCGCCTCTCTTCCGCTCCTCCGCCTTCGTCGTTCCGCCGCTCTTCGCGTTTCTCTCGTCGCCCCGACCGTCTTCTGTGCAGAGCTGCGGAGTACCAGTTTCCTGATCCGATTCCGGAGTTTGCCCTCGCC GAGACAACCAGGTTCCGCACGCATATGCTTGAGAGGCTGACCAAAAAGAAAGAGTACTTCGGTGATTCAGTCGGTGAAGTGGTCGATGTCTGTACCGAG CTCGCAGAATAA
- the LOC122002386 gene encoding protein PLASTID REDOX INSENSITIVE 2, chloroplastic-like isoform X3 — protein MMPMATVRASALLPSPLLPPLSRSRPSSLPPPFPSLFYRPFSPPSLLPARSRLSSAPPPSSFRRSSRFSRRPDRLLCRAAEYQFPDPIPEFALAETTRFRTHMLERLTKKKEYFGDSVGEVVDVCTEIQ, from the exons ATGATGCCCATGGCGACTGTTAGGGCTTCAGCTCTGCTGCCCTCCCCCCTCCTCCCTCCTCTCTCCAGATCCCgcccctcttctcttcctcccccGTTTCCCTCCCTCTTCTACCGCCCATTCTCACCCCCTTCCCTTCTTCCTGCCCGTTCTCGCCTCTCTTCCGCTCCTCCGCCTTCGTCGTTCCGCCGCTCTTCGCGTTTCTCTCGTCGCCCCGACCGTCTTCTGTGCAGAGCTGCGGAGTACCAGTTTCCTGATCCGATTCCGGAGTTTGCCCTCGCC GAGACAACCAGGTTCCGCACGCATATGCTTGAGAGGCTGACCAAAAAGAAAGAGTACTTCGGTGATTCAGTCGGTGAAGTGGTCGATGTCTGTACCGAG